From Solanum lycopersicum chromosome 8, SLM_r2.1, the proteins below share one genomic window:
- the LOC101261142 gene encoding glutathione S-transferase T1, translated as MTLKLYVDRMSQPSRAVIIFCKLNGIDFEEIHINLSKRQQLSPEFKEINPMKQVPAIIDGRFKLFESHAILRYLACAFPGIADHWYPADLYKRAKVDSVLDWHHSNLRRGAAGYIFNTVLAPAFGLPLNPQAAAEAEKVLLASLAKVESVWLQRKGRFLLGSGQPSIADLSLVCEIMELEILDEKDRERIIGPYKRVLKWIDDTKNAMEPHFQEVHVILFKAKEKFHKQRHAVGSSIPQSSRKPDLHSKM; from the exons ATGACGTTGAAATTATACGTAGATCGTATGTCCCAACCTTCTCGTGCAGTTATCATCTTCTGCAA GTTAAATGGAATAGACTTTGAGGAGATACACATAAATCTCTCCAAGCGCCAGCAGTTATCTCCTGAATTTAAAG AAATTAATCCCATGAAGCAAGTACCAGCTATAATTGATGGAAGATTTAAGCTTTTCGAAAG TCATGCAATTCTTAGATATCTGGCTTGTGCATTTCCAGGAATAGCAGATCATTG GTACCCTGCTGACTTATACAAAAGAGCAAAGGTAGACTCTGTGTTGGACTGGCATCACTCAAACTTGCGTCGCGGTGCAG CTGGATATATCTTTAATACTGTTCTTGCTCCTGCTTTTGGGCTGCCATTGAATCCACAAGCAGCAGCAGAAGCTGAGAAAGTCCTTTTGGCATCTCTTGCAAAAGTCGAGTCTGTTTGGCTCCAGAGAAAAGGACGGTTTTTGCTTGGGAGTGGCCAACCTTCAATTGCAGATCTTAGCTTAGTGTGTGAGATTATGGAACTTGAG ATTTTGGATGAGAAGGATCGTGAGCGGATAATAGGCCCATACAAGAGAGTTTTGAAGTGGATTGATGACACAAAGAATGCCATGGAACCTCATTTCCAAGAGGTACATGTGATCCTCTTCAAAGCTAAAGAGAAGTTCCACAAGCAAAGACATGCTGTAGGAAGTAGCATTCCTCAATCGAGCAGAAAACCTGACTTGCACTCTAAGATGTGA
- the LOC101260846 gene encoding glutathione S-transferase T1 has translation MTLKLYVDRMSQACREVIIFCKLNGIDFEEVHIDLSKRQQLSPEYREINPIRQIPAIMDGRFKLSESHAILKYLACAFPRIADHWYPADLYKRAKVESVLDWHRTNFPRGPGSYTFYSVLAPTVGLPLNTKAAARTEKMFIACLATIESVWLQKKGRFLLGSDQPSIADLSLACEIMQLEILDEKDRERILGPFKRVLKWLDDTKNAMAPHFEEVQSTLAGYKEKVQKQRNTLGSKITQSGRKPVLQSNM, from the exons ATGACGCTCAAATTATACGTAGATCGTATGTCTCAAGCTTGTCGTGAAGTTATAATCTTCTGCAA GTTAAATGGGATAGACTTTGAGGAAGTTCATATAGATCTCTCCAAACGCCAGCAATTGTCTCCTGAATATCGAg AAATTAATCCCATCCGGCAAATACCAGCTATAATGGATGGAAGATTTAAGCTTTCCGAAAG TCATGCAATTCTTAAATACCTGGCTTGTGCATTTCCACGAATTGCAGATCATTG GTATCCAGCTGACTTATACAAAAGAGCAAAGGTTGAATCTGTGTTGGATTGGCATCGTACTAACTTCCCTCGCGGTCCAG GTTCATATACCTTTTATTCTGTTCTTGCTCCTACTGTTGGGTTGCCTTTAAATACAAAAGCAGCAGCAAGAACTGAGAAGATGTTTATAGCATGTCTTGCAACGATCGAGTCTGTTTGGCTCCAGAAAAAAGGACGTTTTTTGCTTGGGAGTGACCAACCTTCAATTGCAGATCTTAGCTTAGCGTGTGAGATTATGCAACTTGAG ATTCTGGATGAGAAGGATCGTGAGCGGATATTAGGCCCATTCAAGAGAGTTCTGAAGTGGCTTGATGATACGAAGAATGCCATGGCACCTCATTTCGAGGAAGTACAATCAACCCTCGCTGGTTATAAGGAGAAGGTGCAGAAGCAAAGAAATACTTTAGGAAGTAAAATTACTCAATCGGGCAGAAAACCTGTCCTGCAGTCGAATATGTGA
- the LOC101260558 gene encoding phosphopantothenoylcysteine decarboxylase, with amino-acid sequence MTSEMEPVQINGAPRRPRILLAASGSVASIKFANLCRCFSEWAEVKAVATKPSLHFIDKASLPEDVILYTDEEEWSTWKKIGDSVLHIELRRWADIMVIAPLSANTLGKIAGGLCDNLLTCIVRAWDYNKPLFVAPAMNTLMWNNPFTERHLMVIDELGISLIPPVSKRLACGDYGNGAMAEPSLIYSTVRLFYESRSQSGGINLA; translated from the exons ATGACTTCAGAGATGGAACCAGTTCAGATTAATGGTGCACCTAGGAGACCTCGTATTCTGCTGGCAGCAAGTGGAAGTGTGGCTTCAATTAAGTTTGCTAATCTATGTCGTTGTTTTTCTGAATGGGCAGAAGTTAAAGCAGTTGCAACGAAACCTTCTCTTCATTTCATAGACAAAGCTTCGCTTCCGGAAGATGTCATTCTTTATACTGATGAGGAGGAATGGTCCACTTGGAAGAAGATTGGTGATAGTGTGCTACACATTGAGCTCCGCAGATGGGCTGATATTATGGTTATTGCCCCTTTGTCAGCAAACACACTTGGGAAG ATTGCAGGTGGACTATGTGATAACTTGTTAACCTGCATCGTACGAGCATGGGACTACAATAAACCCCTTTTTGTGGCACCAGCCATGAATACATTGATGTGGAATAATCCATTCACAGAACGACACCTTATGGTAATTGATGAGCTTGGAATCTCTCTCATACCACCAGTTTCAAAAAGACTAGCATGTGGAGATTATGGAAATGGCGCTATGGCTGAACCTTCTCTCATCTACTCAACTGTAAGACTCTTCTATGAGTCACGGTCACAATCAGGTGGCATCAACTTGGCTTGA
- the LOC101261440 gene encoding probable xyloglucan galactosyltransferase GT20, with product MNTLTFYLLIPSNTCKYNVTYKRACKYYDIFFFILVRATMLWHYKKYIEKKMKIKKILLLAIKMAFSISKKKAKINKKVELHKEESYFFSSFIAKFLFRIPSIVLVLILIFLWSSSTTIISGKVVHVCISSRKLNDLYCISAGTEPHFDTAVSSLNGTSPSVFVDQKDIASRESTLQDTGVAVGDESFTSNVVDGSVQNYSPLDIPTPHVNDSSTSNVVDVSSPLDIPIPRVNDSFTSIDTVSNVVDVSLQKSSPLDIAIPRVNDSSTSIPSAKQESATFVDSFAGNRSVSFRNKMVDEELVIAYNDVEDQLQVHRSWAATSNTNATCDGRGIYVYDLPTKFNKDLVAQCADINPWVNLCKYFSNDAMGEPIQNLGKGWYQTHQYSLELIFHSRVLNHPCRVHNADEAKLFYVPFYGGLDVLRWHFKNVSNDVKDSLGVELVRWLESQKHWFQKSGNDHVFVLGKISWDFRRYSDTIWGSRFLELDEMQNPVKLLIERQPWQVNDIGIPHPTYFHPQSDNDIIAWQDRIIKSNRKHLVSFAGAARPDAPENIRSILINQCTSTTDQECRFLNCNSGSCNQPESIIQLFMESEFCLQPPGDSPTRKSVFDSLISGCIPVIFDPFTAYYQYSWHLPQDHNKYSVFIDQEDVRKMKVNVVERLMQIPTKEKEKMRSYIVYELLPGLVYGDPNSKLEKFQDAFSITINNLFQRLNKLEL from the coding sequence ATGAATACATTgactttttatttgttaattccTTCTAATACATGCAAGTACAATGTAACATATAAACGTGCCTGCAAATattatgacattttttttttcatcttagtACGTGCTACCATGTTATGGcactacaaaaaatatatagaaaagaagatgaagatcaagaaaattttattgttaGCCATCAAAATGGCATTTtctatttcaaagaaaaaagcTAAGATAAACAAAAAAGTTGAATTGCATAAAgaagaaagttattttttttcttcttttatagctaaatttttgtttagaatTCCATCTATAGTCCTTGTCTTGATTCTTATCTTCTTATggtcttcttctactactattATTTCTGGTAAAGTAGTGCATGTTTGCATCTCATCTCGTAAACTCAATGATCTTTATTGCATTTCTGCTGGCACTGAACCTCATTTTGATACCGCGGTTTCTTCTCTCAATGGTACTTCTCCTTCTGTTTTTGTAGATCAGAAAGATATCGCGTCAAGAGAATCTACTCTTCAAGACACTGGAGTAGCAGTAGGCGATGAAAGTTTCACATCAAATGTGGTTGATGGTTCAGTACAAAATTATAGTCCTCTTGACATCCCAACTCCGCATGTCAATGATAGTTCCACCTCAAATGTTGTTGATGTTTCTAGTCCTCTTGACATCCCAATTCCGCGTGTCAATGATAGTTTCACATCAATTGATACTGTGTCAAATGTTGTTGATGTTTCACTACAAAAATCTAGTCCTCTTGACATAGCTATTCCGCGTGTGAATGATAGTTCCACATCCATTCCAAGTGCAAAACAAGAAAGTGCAACATTTGTTGATTCATTTGCAGGAAACAGAAGTGTTTCTTTCAGAAACAAAATGGTTGATGAGGAACTAGTGATCGCTTATAATGACGTGGAGGATCAATTGCAGGTGCATCGTTCATGGGCAGCAACGAGCAATACTAATGCAACGTGTGATGGCAGGGGAATTTATGTGTATGATTTACCAACAAAGTTCAACAAAGACTTGGTAGCTCAATGTGCAGATATAAATCCTTGGGTTAACCTCTGCAAGTACTTCAGCAACGATGCAATGGGCGAACCAATACAGAATCTTGGCAAAGGGTGGTACCAGACACATCAGTATTCACTAGAACTGATATTTCATTCGCGtgttctgaatcatccttgcAGAGTTCACAATGCAGATGAAGCAAAACTGTTTTATGTGCCTTTTTATGGTGGACTTGATGTCTTAAGATGGCATTTCAAGAATGTATCGAACGATGTCAAGGACTCGTTGGGAGTTGAACTTGTAAGATGGTTAGAGTCACAGAAACATTGGTTTCAAAAATCAGGTAATGATCATGTCTTTGTTTTAGGTAAAATTTCATGGGACTTCAGAAGATATAGTGATACCATTTGGGGGAGTAGGTTCTTGGAACTAGACGAAATGCAGAATCCGGTTAAACTCTTGATTGAACGACAACCATGGCAAGTTAACGACATAGGAATACCACATCCAACCTATTTCCATCCACAATCAGACAATGACATAATCGCGTGGCAGGACAGAATCATCAAGTCAAATCGAAAACACCTAGTGTCCTTTGCTGGTGCAGCAAGGCCTGATGCACCAGAAAACATAAGGTCAATCTTGATCAACCAATGCACATCAACCACAGATCAAGAATGTAGATTCTTGAACTGCAATTCAGGTAGCTGCAATCAGCCCGAGTCGATTATACAACTCTTCATGGAATCTGAATTCTGTTTGCAGCCTCCAGGGGACAGTCCAACAAGAAAATCAGTTTTCGATTCGTTGATATCAGGTTGTATACCTGTAATCTTTGATCCCTTTACAGCATACTATCAATATTCATGGCATTTACCACAAGACCATAACAAGTACTCAGTTTTCATAGATCAAGAAGATGtgagaaaaatgaaagtcaaTGTTGTGGAGAGGCTAATGCAAAttccaacaaaagaaaaagagaaaatgagAAGTTACATAGTATATGAGTTGTTACCTGGATTAGTATATGGGGATCCAAATTCTAAGTTGGAGAAATTTCAAGATGCATTTTCAATAACTATAAACAATTTGTTTCAAAGATTGAACAAATTGGAATTATGA